From one Bacillus sp. FJAT-42376 genomic stretch:
- a CDS encoding methyl-accepting chemotaxis protein gives MFKNMKIRNRLIIFSFVLLLIPTLSIGIFGYLAAKNEVQDQIEIASAEQVTLLNGLTDEFFQNKRDVVELFSKTLNSSAFKDEVYLNERLGNISNAFQEVTLTYIGTSEGSMYAFPKTEFPGGYNPAERNWYKEAMENKGEAVITSPYKDASTGKMVVTIASSLSDGSGVMAMDIDLGVLSKNVLETKIGNKGYPSIIDRDGKVVVHPTLKPGETLDKTISNPIYQSKKGSFTYDFDGSKKSMMFETNDQTGWKILGTIDTSEFTDQSKPILINMIVVIALFIIVGTAFNYVTIRSIVRPIRNLSAVAKRVSEGDLTEKVNVTSRDDLGQLGTGFNVMIDSLRSLLTQIEHSSKTLVASTEQVQEHSVQVSAITKEIAQSVDSLSDGAETQMVSTEETAKAIQEIASGVQHVAERASSVSHSVSEAAVQTQKGSVYIDKAVKQMDEIYQSVEETTTLVKELGAKSAEINKIVDVITGISEQTNLLALNAAIEAARAGEHGKGFAVVADEVRKLAEGSKQSAEQITALIRSIQKRTDIMITQMDKEKEQAAGGLHLMKETGENFTLILKAVDDVNAQIQEVSATAEQMSASSEEVTASVEEMAGIASESASSTQQVAAGAQQQFSSMEEISQSISHLADLAAGLKEEVEKFKTK, from the coding sequence ATGTTTAAAAATATGAAAATCCGCAATCGTTTAATTATTTTTTCCTTTGTGCTGCTGCTCATTCCTACTCTATCAATAGGAATTTTTGGCTACCTGGCAGCAAAAAATGAAGTGCAGGATCAAATCGAAATTGCTTCCGCAGAGCAGGTTACCCTTCTTAACGGCCTGACGGACGAATTTTTCCAAAACAAACGCGATGTTGTGGAGCTGTTTTCCAAGACACTCAACAGCAGCGCTTTTAAAGACGAAGTCTACCTGAACGAGCGGTTAGGCAACATCAGCAATGCCTTTCAGGAAGTCACGCTTACGTATATAGGAACGAGTGAAGGGTCTATGTACGCTTTCCCTAAAACGGAATTCCCCGGCGGATACAATCCAGCGGAACGAAACTGGTACAAAGAAGCGATGGAAAATAAAGGCGAGGCCGTCATCACAAGTCCCTATAAGGATGCATCGACAGGCAAAATGGTCGTGACCATTGCAAGCTCGCTGAGCGATGGAAGCGGCGTAATGGCCATGGACATAGATTTGGGGGTACTTTCTAAAAACGTGCTGGAAACAAAAATCGGAAACAAAGGCTACCCGAGTATTATAGACCGGGATGGCAAAGTGGTCGTCCACCCTACGCTGAAGCCGGGTGAAACGCTCGACAAAACCATCAGCAATCCGATTTATCAGTCGAAAAAAGGAAGCTTCACCTACGATTTTGATGGTTCAAAAAAATCAATGATGTTTGAAACGAATGATCAAACCGGGTGGAAAATTCTTGGAACCATTGATACATCGGAGTTTACCGATCAGTCAAAACCGATTTTAATCAATATGATCGTCGTTATTGCACTATTCATTATAGTCGGAACGGCCTTTAACTATGTTACCATTCGCTCCATCGTCCGGCCGATCCGCAATTTGTCAGCGGTCGCAAAACGGGTAAGCGAAGGGGATCTGACAGAAAAAGTGAACGTGACATCGAGAGATGATCTTGGCCAGCTCGGGACCGGTTTCAATGTCATGATTGATTCACTAAGGAGTCTTTTAACCCAAATAGAGCATTCTTCCAAGACTCTTGTTGCGTCAACAGAGCAGGTTCAGGAGCACTCCGTTCAGGTGAGCGCCATTACAAAAGAGATTGCCCAATCCGTCGACAGCCTGTCAGATGGGGCAGAGACGCAGATGGTCAGCACAGAAGAAACAGCCAAGGCAATCCAGGAAATTGCATCAGGCGTCCAGCATGTGGCAGAACGGGCATCCTCCGTAAGCCACTCTGTATCAGAAGCCGCCGTCCAGACGCAAAAAGGCAGTGTGTATATTGATAAAGCCGTGAAGCAAATGGATGAAATCTATCAATCGGTAGAAGAGACCACCACGCTCGTAAAAGAGCTCGGAGCCAAATCGGCAGAAATTAATAAAATTGTCGATGTCATCACGGGAATTTCTGAACAGACCAATCTGCTTGCACTGAATGCAGCCATTGAAGCGGCACGCGCAGGCGAGCACGGCAAAGGATTTGCGGTCGTGGCGGATGAAGTGAGAAAACTGGCAGAAGGCTCCAAGCAGTCAGCCGAGCAAATCACGGCCCTCATCCGTTCCATCCAGAAAAGAACGGATATCATGATCACCCAAATGGACAAAGAAAAAGAACAGGCGGCAGGCGGTCTTCATTTAATGAAAGAAACCGGAGAAAACTTCACTTTGATTTTGAAAGCAGTTGACGACGTGAACGCCCAGATTCAGGAAGTCTCCGCGACAGCCGAGCAAATGTCGGCAAGCTCAGAAGAAGTCACCGCCTCCGTCGAAGAAATGGCCGGCATCGCAAGCGAATCCGCAAGCTCCACCCAGCAAGTCGCAGCCGGCGCCCAGCAGCAATTCTCTTCTATGGAAGAAATCAGCCAATCCATCAGCCATCTCGCTGACCTGGCAGCAGGACTGAAAGAAGAAGTGGAAAAATTTAAAACAAAGTAA
- a CDS encoding DedA family protein — MENWITQFMEQFGYLGIFLMIALENVFPPIPSEVILPFGGFMTTTAGLTIPGVILAATAGSVLGALILYYVGRLLDVEQLEKFVDKWGHILLVSKKEIHRGDAWFDKYGKWTVFFCRMVPFVRSVISIPAGMSNMNVWLFLIYTTFGTLIWNTLLVVLGAKLGQAWPKIGEYMSVYSNIIYAVLAILVIMVIVWYVKRRKKYKHS, encoded by the coding sequence ATGGAAAACTGGATTACGCAATTTATGGAGCAGTTTGGGTACTTGGGAATCTTTTTAATGATCGCTTTGGAGAATGTCTTCCCGCCGATTCCATCTGAGGTCATTCTTCCGTTCGGGGGCTTTATGACAACGACAGCGGGACTGACGATACCGGGAGTCATTTTAGCCGCTACGGCAGGCTCCGTGCTCGGTGCCCTGATTCTTTATTATGTAGGCAGGCTGCTCGATGTAGAACAGCTGGAGAAGTTTGTGGACAAGTGGGGCCACATCCTGCTCGTTTCCAAAAAAGAAATTCACCGGGGAGATGCCTGGTTCGATAAATACGGAAAATGGACGGTCTTCTTCTGCCGGATGGTTCCGTTTGTAAGAAGTGTGATTTCCATTCCGGCCGGGATGTCCAATATGAACGTCTGGCTTTTCCTGATCTACACGACGTTCGGGACGCTGATCTGGAATACACTGCTCGTGGTACTCGGCGCCAAGCTCGGTCAGGCATGGCCGAAGATTGGCGAATACATGAGTGTTTATTCCAATATCATCTATGCCGTACTGGCCATTCTCGTGATCATGGTGATTGTCTGGTACGTGAAGAGACGGAAAAAATATAAGCATAGCTAA
- the ssb gene encoding single-stranded DNA-binding protein translates to MINHVTLVGRLTKDPEIRYTKDGAAVAYITLAVSRNFKNNAGEIETDFVNCTLWRRTAENTANYCQKGSIIGVTGRIQSRKYENADRKMVYVTEVVADSVRFMSGRPRELAEQEA, encoded by the coding sequence ATGATCAATCACGTAACCTTGGTTGGAAGACTGACTAAGGATCCGGAAATCCGCTATACAAAAGACGGGGCGGCCGTCGCCTATATCACCCTCGCCGTCAGCCGGAATTTCAAAAACAATGCCGGTGAGATTGAAACCGACTTCGTCAACTGCACCCTCTGGAGAAGAACCGCTGAAAACACCGCCAACTACTGCCAAAAGGGCTCCATCATCGGGGTCACCGGCCGAATCCAGTCCCGCAAATACGAAAATGCCGACCGCAAAATGGTGTATGTCACCGAAGTGGTCGCAGACTCGGTACGGTTCATGAGCGGGCGCCCGCGCGAGCTCGCCGAACAGGAAGCCTGA
- a CDS encoding YwpF family protein: protein MMKTFKLVSMKIARNDEYGRHYDEIPLKDGLVINKKDGENDWLLESLISREHLGRFQKLMTDNQEQTLVVTISKKTNTPAKLKAAVSKVVELENELISVLFSGKMAANRPFGNAEKILTELLDEGLDGEDLLQAFSAQLHKQQDQQTVSSK from the coding sequence ATGATGAAGACGTTTAAGCTTGTTTCCATGAAAATTGCACGGAATGATGAATACGGACGCCATTATGATGAGATTCCTTTGAAGGACGGACTTGTGATTAATAAAAAAGACGGCGAGAATGACTGGCTGCTTGAGTCGCTGATCAGCCGCGAGCACCTCGGCCGTTTTCAAAAGCTGATGACAGACAATCAGGAACAGACACTCGTGGTCACCATTTCCAAGAAGACCAATACACCCGCCAAGCTAAAAGCGGCAGTGAGCAAGGTGGTAGAGCTTGAAAATGAACTGATTTCCGTTTTATTTTCCGGAAAAATGGCAGCAAACCGGCCGTTCGGCAATGCGGAGAAAATTTTAACCGAGCTTCTGGATGAGGGATTGGATGGAGAAGATCTTCTTCAGGCTTTTTCTGCCCAGCTTCATAAACAGCAGGATCAGCAAACGGTATCCTCTAAATAG
- the fabZ gene encoding 3-hydroxyacyl-ACP dehydratase FabZ: MLDIQQIKEIIPHRYPFLLVDRILEVEEGARAVGIKNVSANEEFFNGHFPDYPVMPGVLIVEALAQVGAVAMLKKEENRGRLAFFTGIDNCRFKKQVKPGDQLRLEVEIIRSRGALGKGKATATVEGQVVCEAEIMFALGEKQE; encoded by the coding sequence ATGCTAGATATTCAGCAGATAAAAGAAATTATTCCTCACCGCTACCCGTTTTTGCTGGTGGACCGCATCCTTGAAGTAGAAGAAGGCGCTCGCGCTGTCGGAATCAAAAACGTTTCGGCGAACGAAGAATTTTTCAATGGACATTTTCCTGATTACCCGGTGATGCCGGGTGTGTTAATTGTAGAAGCACTTGCGCAAGTTGGAGCAGTAGCGATGCTGAAAAAGGAAGAAAATCGGGGCCGTCTCGCGTTCTTCACAGGAATCGACAACTGCCGATTTAAAAAGCAGGTCAAGCCGGGCGACCAGCTTCGTCTTGAAGTGGAAATCATCCGTTCCCGCGGTGCCCTAGGAAAAGGGAAAGCGACCGCCACTGTAGAAGGCCAAGTTGTCTGCGAAGCGGAAATTATGTTTGCCCTAGGGGAAAAACAAGAGTAG
- a CDS encoding DNA-directed RNA polymerase subunit beta yields the protein MSSKDASMTREKYKQEQKEKSAAPVREEEQAVRKIRIRLIPIWLRLVLVFVLLIIAAITGAMVGYGVIGDGNPIDVLKPSTWQHIVDLVEKKSE from the coding sequence ATGTCCTCCAAAGACGCGTCCATGACCCGCGAAAAATACAAGCAGGAGCAAAAAGAAAAAAGCGCCGCACCTGTAAGAGAAGAGGAACAAGCAGTCCGGAAAATCCGGATCCGGCTCATTCCAATTTGGCTGCGTTTAGTGCTCGTTTTTGTCCTGCTCATCATAGCGGCCATTACTGGGGCGATGGTCGGATATGGGGTAATAGGAGATGGAAACCCCATCGACGTGCTCAAGCCTTCTACATGGCAGCACATTGTGGATTTAGTTGAAAAAAAATCCGAATAA
- a CDS encoding flagellar hook-basal body protein, with product MLSSMITASNTMNQVQKQLDTIGHNIANVDTQGFKRTETSFGELVRQQYDNQKDLSKEIGRSTDFGIRQGVGAQLMQNVVFSQGTIKKTDRNLDFSFTKPGQFLKVDADGQTRYTRNGALYLSAEADGRLGLVNANGQRILDEKDEPIVLDRAASSIKISADGTVTALDGNGRPAGTFSLGIVQANKPQSLVQTNGNLYTLVNPNDQGAVTNLTGGQRGQISIEQGALEMSNVDISKEMTDLLVSQRAYQFNAKSITIGDQMLGLINSVR from the coding sequence ATGCTAAGCTCCATGATTACCGCTTCCAATACGATGAACCAGGTGCAAAAGCAGCTCGACACAATTGGGCATAATATAGCCAATGTGGATACTCAAGGGTTTAAGCGGACCGAGACATCCTTTGGTGAACTTGTGCGCCAGCAATATGACAATCAAAAGGATCTAAGCAAAGAGATCGGCCGGTCAACGGATTTCGGAATCCGTCAGGGCGTCGGAGCCCAGCTGATGCAGAATGTGGTCTTCAGCCAGGGAACGATTAAAAAAACAGACCGGAATCTGGATTTCTCCTTTACGAAGCCCGGTCAGTTTTTAAAAGTCGATGCAGATGGACAAACCCGCTATACAAGAAATGGGGCGCTTTATCTTTCGGCTGAGGCAGACGGCAGGCTTGGTCTTGTGAATGCAAATGGCCAAAGGATTCTGGATGAAAAGGATGAGCCGATTGTTTTGGACAGAGCGGCTTCCTCCATTAAAATATCCGCGGATGGAACCGTGACGGCTCTTGACGGAAACGGCCGGCCCGCCGGAACGTTCAGCCTGGGAATCGTCCAGGCTAATAAACCGCAGTCGCTTGTTCAGACAAACGGAAATCTATATACACTCGTGAACCCGAATGATCAAGGCGCTGTTACGAATTTAACGGGCGGACAGCGCGGACAAATTTCGATTGAGCAAGGTGCTCTCGAAATGTCGAATGTCGATATCTCAAAGGAAATGACCGATTTGCTCGTTTCACAGCGGGCTTACCAATTTAACGCAAAATCCATCACAATCGGCGATCAGATGCTGGGGTTAATCAACTCAGTCCGCTAA
- a CDS encoding flagellar hook-basal body protein — protein MLRGLYTAAAGMLSQQKRTEMLSNNIANVNTPGYKSDQAAIRAFPEMLLSRMEGKDAPTKNPMNFGTQTPVGSLNTGAYVQELVPQFTQGDVKETGLPSDIALIEEAVPNNAETGMKGFLLFSVSLPNGDIRYTRNGHFTLNDQNQLTAQGVPVLSTNGTPITITGSDYEITSDGRVRIGNQETAQIDVRFAGDVRNLVKEGNGLFRTADNSILPPAAGSAQYSIKQGFVESSNVDTARSYTEMMTAYRSFEANQKVLQAYDRSLDKAVNEIGRLS, from the coding sequence ATGCTACGAGGGCTTTATACGGCTGCGGCCGGCATGCTTTCGCAACAGAAACGGACAGAGATGCTGTCGAATAACATTGCCAACGTGAATACGCCCGGTTATAAATCAGACCAGGCGGCCATCCGTGCTTTTCCGGAAATGCTGCTCAGCAGAATGGAAGGAAAAGACGCTCCAACCAAGAACCCCATGAATTTTGGAACCCAGACGCCAGTCGGCTCTTTGAATACAGGTGCTTATGTTCAGGAACTTGTCCCCCAGTTTACACAAGGTGATGTAAAAGAAACGGGTCTGCCATCCGATATTGCTCTTATAGAAGAAGCGGTGCCCAACAATGCAGAAACCGGAATGAAAGGCTTTCTTCTTTTTTCTGTCAGTCTTCCAAACGGTGACATCCGCTACACACGCAACGGCCATTTTACTCTCAATGATCAAAATCAGCTTACAGCGCAGGGTGTCCCTGTTCTTTCCACAAACGGAACTCCGATTACCATCACAGGGAGCGATTACGAGATTACGTCTGACGGCCGCGTCCGGATTGGCAATCAGGAAACCGCTCAGATTGACGTCCGTTTTGCAGGGGATGTCCGCAATCTTGTCAAAGAGGGAAACGGTCTGTTCAGAACAGCCGATAATTCGATATTGCCTCCGGCGGCAGGGAGCGCACAATATTCCATTAAGCAAGGATTCGTCGAGAGCTCCAATGTTGATACAGCCCGTTCCTACACGGAAATGATGACCGCCTACCGCTCATTTGAAGCGAATCAGAAGGTGCTGCAGGCATACGACCGAAGCCTGGATAAAGCTGTGAATGAAATTGGCCGGTTAAGCTAA
- a CDS encoding MDR family MFS transporter, protein MVTSEKHTRFIVAGLLLGIFMAAMDNTIVATAMGKIISDLGGLDIFVWVTSAYMVTVMAGMPIFGKLSDMYGRKRFFVFGLAVFILGSALCGIAQNIVQLSIFRAIQGVGGGALLPIAFTIVFDIFPPEKRGKMTGLLGAVFGSASVFGPLLGAYITEYISWHWVFYVNVPIGILSLFFIIRFYKESQSHRKQKIDWTGAATLVVSVVSLMFALELGGKQYAWDSVQILGLFGIFVVALAVFFYVEKRAEEPIISFWMFKRRLFAASQILAFLYGGTFIILTVFIPVFVQAVYGGSATNAGLILTPMMLGSVAGSAIGGIFLTKTSFRNLMIVSIFSFGIGMFLLGTMEPDTARWMLTIFMILTGFGVGFSFSLLPTSSTHKLDPQFRGSANSTNSFARSLGMTLGVTIFGTIQSNTFTSELKKGFEGMGGGGFSGDPSSVFQAGARDSIPPQILNKIVEAMSSSITYAFTLALIPIAIAVIAVFLMGNERVEVPSVAKEKKAAAQ, encoded by the coding sequence ATGGTGACATCTGAAAAACATACTCGGTTTATTGTGGCTGGTTTGCTACTTGGGATTTTTATGGCGGCGATGGATAATACCATTGTTGCGACGGCGATGGGGAAGATTATTTCGGATTTGGGCGGGCTGGATATTTTTGTTTGGGTGACGTCCGCTTATATGGTGACGGTTATGGCCGGGATGCCGATTTTCGGGAAGCTTTCGGATATGTACGGCCGTAAACGGTTTTTTGTTTTTGGTTTGGCGGTTTTTATTTTGGGTTCTGCTTTGTGCGGGATTGCTCAGAATATTGTGCAGCTTAGTATTTTCAGGGCGATTCAGGGGGTTGGGGGCGGTGCGCTTCTGCCGATTGCCTTTACGATTGTGTTTGATATTTTTCCACCTGAAAAGCGCGGGAAGATGACGGGGCTTTTAGGGGCTGTGTTTGGTTCGGCGAGTGTGTTCGGTCCGCTTTTGGGGGCTTATATTACCGAGTATATTAGCTGGCATTGGGTGTTTTATGTGAATGTGCCGATTGGCATTTTGTCTTTGTTCTTCATTATTCGCTTTTATAAAGAGTCTCAGAGCCACAGGAAGCAAAAAATTGATTGGACGGGGGCGGCGACGCTTGTTGTGTCGGTGGTGAGTCTGATGTTTGCACTTGAGCTCGGCGGGAAGCAGTATGCCTGGGATTCTGTGCAGATTTTAGGGCTGTTCGGGATTTTTGTTGTGGCACTCGCGGTCTTCTTTTATGTGGAAAAGCGTGCGGAAGAGCCGATTATTTCGTTTTGGATGTTTAAGCGGAGGCTGTTTGCTGCATCCCAGATTCTCGCTTTTCTTTATGGCGGGACGTTTATTATTTTGACTGTGTTTATTCCGGTTTTCGTTCAGGCCGTTTACGGCGGATCGGCGACGAATGCAGGGCTTATTTTGACGCCGATGATGCTCGGATCGGTTGCGGGAAGTGCGATTGGCGGTATTTTCCTCACGAAAACGAGTTTCCGAAATTTGATGATTGTTTCTATTTTTTCTTTTGGAATTGGGATGTTTTTGCTCGGTACGATGGAGCCGGATACGGCGCGCTGGATGCTGACGATCTTTATGATTTTGACGGGTTTTGGGGTCGGATTCAGCTTTTCGCTGCTGCCGACATCGTCTACTCATAAGCTGGATCCGCAATTCAGGGGTTCGGCGAACTCCACAAACTCGTTTGCCCGTTCTCTTGGGATGACGCTTGGTGTGACGATATTCGGGACGATTCAGAGCAATACGTTTACGAGTGAACTGAAAAAAGGATTTGAAGGAATGGGCGGCGGCGGATTTTCCGGGGATCCAAGCTCTGTGTTCCAGGCTGGAGCACGCGACAGTATTCCGCCGCAGATTTTGAATAAAATTGTGGAGGCAATGTCGTCTTCCATTACCTATGCTTTCACGCTGGCGCTGATTCCGATTGCGATTGCCGTTATTGCCGTATTTTTGATGGGGAATGAACGGGTTGAGGTTCCCTCTGTTGCAAAGGAAAAGAAAGCTGCAGCACAATAA
- a CDS encoding PadR family transcriptional regulator — protein MSVKLVILGLLLEGDKHPYEIQQIINERQMKHYIKLASGSLYYAFETLEKDGFVRVVDVISDTNRPEKTIYSITDSGKQEFEELYFQQLLKKEHMDRPIYAALSFTSYIDQEKLLGALSKKIDETDAYLAKMKRLYQIKKTDHTIAHLSIIMRVIMHLKMELAWFRNLHQAAEEGRLTETDETYFERIESLLDDV, from the coding sequence ATGAGTGTTAAATTAGTGATTTTGGGATTGCTGCTGGAGGGGGATAAGCATCCTTACGAAATTCAGCAAATTATTAATGAACGGCAGATGAAGCATTATATCAAGCTTGCGAGCGGTTCGCTGTATTATGCTTTTGAAACGTTAGAGAAGGATGGATTTGTCAGAGTGGTTGATGTGATCAGCGATACGAACCGCCCTGAGAAGACAATTTATTCGATCACGGATTCGGGGAAGCAGGAATTCGAAGAGCTGTACTTTCAGCAGCTGCTGAAAAAAGAGCATATGGACCGTCCAATTTATGCGGCCCTTTCGTTTACGTCTTATATAGACCAGGAAAAACTGCTCGGTGCACTGTCAAAGAAAATAGACGAAACTGATGCGTACCTGGCCAAGATGAAAAGGCTCTATCAAATAAAAAAAACCGATCATACCATTGCCCATCTATCCATCATCATGCGGGTTATTATGCATTTAAAAATGGAGTTAGCCTGGTTTCGGAATTTGCATCAGGCGGCTGAAGAAGGGCGATTAACAGAGACGGACGAAACGTATTTTGAGCGGATTGAATCGCTCTTGGATGACGTGTAA
- a CDS encoding DUF6188 family protein has product MTPNGGETMNESLDFPYFKGQTITKLENGKPLPLILHFSNGGLVIECPWRLKKDGRIIVGQTDFQTADTSGDYLDKLNELLAGHEIHSICWWKEADILRITTDNEAVLDIFHNSAAFEGWELYGDNDFSFISLPGGEVENIC; this is encoded by the coding sequence ATGACGCCAAACGGAGGAGAGACCATGAACGAAAGCCTTGATTTTCCTTATTTTAAAGGACAAACCATAACCAAGCTTGAAAACGGGAAGCCCCTTCCTTTAATCCTGCATTTTTCGAACGGCGGTCTCGTCATAGAATGCCCGTGGCGCCTAAAAAAAGACGGCCGCATCATCGTCGGCCAAACTGATTTCCAAACCGCAGACACATCCGGAGACTATTTGGACAAACTGAACGAACTTCTGGCCGGCCATGAAATCCACAGCATATGCTGGTGGAAAGAAGCCGATATCTTAAGAATTACAACCGACAACGAAGCCGTCTTGGACATCTTTCACAACAGTGCCGCCTTCGAAGGCTGGGAGCTGTACGGAGACAATGACTTTTCCTTCATCTCGCTTCCCGGCGGAGAAGTGGAGAATATATGCTAA
- a CDS encoding TetR/AcrR family transcriptional regulator produces the protein MAPKQNAAADIGDTRRNIIKAAEGLFMEFGYRAISTRKIADTCGLTQPALYHHFPNKKSLYMEVVKNYLYEMQMGLERIIKRHPELEDSLFRVIRYILMHQPKKLSQMFHDIEYEMTPDDQRMIHQSWSAAYQLPISSIFERAAIEGTVKDPERLDTDPSSYTHMLMSMLSHPLPEKMPLDHRAKLYTEVILHGLSSKN, from the coding sequence ATGGCACCCAAACAAAATGCCGCAGCCGATATAGGGGACACACGGAGAAACATTATCAAGGCAGCGGAAGGTTTATTCATGGAATTCGGGTACCGCGCCATCTCCACCCGCAAAATTGCGGACACATGCGGCCTTACTCAGCCAGCCCTTTATCATCATTTCCCCAATAAAAAAAGCCTCTACATGGAAGTCGTAAAGAACTACCTATACGAAATGCAAATGGGGCTCGAGCGGATCATTAAACGTCATCCGGAACTCGAAGACTCTCTATTCCGCGTCATCCGCTACATTTTAATGCATCAGCCGAAGAAGCTGAGCCAAATGTTTCATGACATCGAATACGAGATGACGCCTGACGACCAGCGGATGATCCATCAAAGCTGGAGTGCTGCCTACCAGCTTCCGATTTCATCGATATTTGAACGGGCAGCAATCGAAGGTACCGTCAAAGACCCGGAAAGGCTGGACACCGATCCATCCTCGTATACCCATATGCTGATGAGCATGCTTAGCCACCCGCTGCCGGAAAAAATGCCCCTTGATCACCGGGCTAAATTATATACAGAAGTCATTCTGCACGGATTATCCTCAAAAAACTAA
- a CDS encoding rod shape-determining protein: MFARDIGIDLGTANVLIHVKGKGIVLNEPSVVAMDRNTGKVLAVGEEARRMVGRTPGNIVAIRPLKDGVIADFEVTEAMLKHFINKLNVKGIFSKPRMLICCPTNITSVEQKAIKEAAEKSGGKNVFLEEEPKVAAIGAGMDIFQPSGNMVVDIGGGTTDIAVLSMGDIVTASSIKMAGDKFDSEILNHIKREYKLLIGERTAEDIKIKVATVFPGARQEEIAIRGRDMVSGLPRTITVTSKEIEQALKESVSVIVQAAKGVLERTPPELSADIIDRGIILTGGGALLNGMDQLMAEELKVPVLVADSPMDCVAIGTGIMLDNVDRLAKRKLI, translated from the coding sequence ATGTTTGCAAGGGACATAGGAATTGACCTCGGTACAGCCAATGTACTGATACATGTTAAAGGGAAAGGAATCGTTCTGAACGAGCCTTCCGTCGTCGCAATGGACCGCAATACCGGCAAGGTGCTGGCAGTAGGAGAAGAAGCAAGAAGAATGGTTGGACGTACGCCTGGGAACATCGTTGCCATCCGTCCGTTAAAAGATGGAGTCATCGCAGATTTCGAAGTGACTGAAGCGATGCTGAAGCACTTCATCAATAAGCTCAATGTAAAAGGCATCTTTTCCAAGCCGCGCATGCTGATCTGCTGCCCGACAAACATCACATCTGTTGAACAGAAAGCGATTAAGGAAGCAGCTGAAAAAAGCGGTGGGAAAAATGTTTTCCTGGAAGAAGAGCCGAAAGTGGCCGCTATCGGGGCCGGCATGGATATCTTCCAGCCAAGCGGAAATATGGTTGTGGATATAGGCGGTGGAACGACGGATATTGCTGTGCTTTCCATGGGCGATATTGTCACCGCCTCTTCCATTAAAATGGCGGGGGACAAGTTCGACAGTGAAATCCTCAATCATATTAAACGGGAGTACAAGCTTCTGATCGGAGAACGTACGGCTGAAGATATTAAGATTAAAGTGGCAACGGTATTCCCAGGCGCACGTCAGGAAGAAATTGCAATCCGCGGCCGAGACATGGTAAGCGGTTTGCCAAGAACGATTACAGTCACATCCAAAGAAATTGAACAGGCCCTTAAAGAATCGGTCTCGGTCATCGTACAAGCGGCAAAAGGCGTCCTCGAGCGCACCCCTCCCGAGCTGTCCGCAGACATTATTGACCGCGGAATCATCCTCACAGGCGGCGGAGCCCTGCTCAATGGAATGGATCAGCTGATGGCTGAAGAATTGAAGGTGCCCGTGCTCGTGGCTGACAGCCCAATGGACTGTGTAGCGATTGGAACAGGCATTATGCTCGACAACGTCGACCGTCTCGCAAAAAGAAAATTAATCTAA
- the spoIIID gene encoding sporulation transcriptional regulator SpoIIID, which produces MHDYIKERTIKIGKYIVETKKTVRVIAKEFGVSKSTVHKDLTERLPEINPELAAEVKEILDYHKSIRHLRGGEATKLKYRKEDILQEETVK; this is translated from the coding sequence GTGCACGATTACATCAAAGAGCGTACTATCAAGATTGGAAAGTATATCGTGGAGACTAAAAAAACAGTTCGCGTAATCGCGAAAGAGTTTGGGGTTTCCAAAAGTACTGTCCATAAAGATTTGACAGAGCGATTGCCTGAAATTAACCCGGAACTGGCAGCAGAGGTAAAGGAAATTCTGGATTATCATAAATCCATACGCCACTTGAGAGGCGGAGAAGCGACGAAATTGAAGTACCGCAAGGAAGACATTCTTCAAGAAGAAACGGTGAAATAA